One segment of Vulpes lagopus strain Blue_001 chromosome 8, ASM1834538v1, whole genome shotgun sequence DNA contains the following:
- the LIN28A gene encoding protein lin-28 homolog A — translation MGSVSNQQFAGGCAKAPEEAPEDAARAAEEPQLLHGAGICKWFNVRMGFGFLSMTARAGVALDPPVDVFVHQSKLHMEGFRSLKEGEAVEFTFKKSAKGLESIRVTGPGGVFCIGSERRPKGKNMQKRRSKGDRCYNCGGLDHHAKECKLPPQPKKCHFCQSISHMVASCPLKAQQAPSSQGKPAYFREEEEEEIHSPALLPEAQN, via the exons GTGGCTGCGCCAAGGCGCCGGAGGAGGCGCCGGAGGACGCCGCCCGGGCGGCAGAGGAGCCGCAGCTGCTGCACGGTGCCGGCATCTGTAAGTGGTTCAACGTGCGCATGGGGTTCGGCTTCCTGTCCATGACCGCCCGCGCCGGGGTCGCGCTTGACCCCCCGGTGGATGTCTTTGTGCACCAG AGCAAGCTGCACATGGAGGGCTTCCGGAGCCTGAAGGAGGGTGAGGCGGTGGAGTTCACCTTTAAGAAGTCTGCTAAAGGCTTAGAATCTATCCGGGTCACCGGACCTGGTGGAGTATTTTGTATTGGGAGTGAGAGGCGACCCAAAGGGAAGAACATGCAGAAGCGCAGATCAAAGGGAGACAG GTGCTACAACTGTGGAGGTCTAGACCACCATGCCAAGGAATGCAAGCTGCCACCCCAGCCCAAGAAGTGCCATTTCTGCCAGAGCATCAGCCATATGGTAGCCTCGTGTCCACTGAAGGCCCAGCAGGCCCCCAGCTCACAGGGAAAGCCAGCCTACTTtcgggaggaagaagaagaagagatccATAGCCCTGCCCTACTCCCAGAGGCCCAGAATTGA